CTACAAAGCCTCTGGAAAGCAGGCCTGTATTCTCACTGCTGCTGGAAATAGTTACCCCTGCATCCATCAGCTTTTTCACCTGCAGGTCAAAGTTCTGAGGATCCAATTCTGTTCCCAGAACAAATCCCAGGATTTCTATATGTCTGCCCTCCTTTTCTGCTATGGCCTTTGCTTCCCGGATAGCCGGCAGAGTCACCTCCACAGGATCTTCATGGGAACCATATCCTAAAATAATATCAAGGGCAATCACTCCCACCTCCGGATCTCTGGCCTCTTTTACAATTCTTTCCAGCCTCAAGCTTGGCTCTATCATTGGATGAGGTTTGCCCTGAGTAAACTGATCGTCCCCAAAATCTATAAATGTGTGAGCCCTGCTCTCATCTGTATGGCTCAGCTTATATACAGGATCTTTTGACAAATTGCTATATACATTAGAGTATTTTTCTCTGACAAGGGAAGTAACCTCCTCACAGATAGTACCGCCGCAGAATAAGCCTCTTATGTATTTCTGCTGAGGATTTAATTTTGCCTTAACCTCTTCAATTAACGGAAGATTCAAAGCGTGTTTGTTAATTGTTTCCTCCGGCACGCCTGATAAAATCACTGCCTGTAACGCGGCCTGCTTTGTAGTTTTCCCATAATACGCCCCGGAAGCTTCTATTTCTTCCTTATTGCCGCCAATAAAACAGATCACCACAGGCTTAGAAATCTTTTTTACCTCTTTATATATCTTTTCTGCCACTGCTTTTGCAGGCGGTTTTGATACCAGAACAATTATTTCTGTTCCTTCATCTTCAGCCAGAGCCCCCATTCCGTCTAACATCATAATCCCTCCTACCTCTTCAGAGAGATCCCTGCCTCCTGTTCCGATTAATTGTGAAACTCCTCCGCCAAAGTCGTGAATCCTGACGCTGACCTCCTGAGCTCCTGTTCCTGAAGCAGCCACAATGCCTATTTTGCCTTTTCTGATCTTGTTGGCAAAGCAAAGGCCCTGACCGTTAATAATAGCTGTGCCGCAGTCCGGCCCCATCACAAACAGTCCTTTCTCATGGGCCTCTTTTTTCAGGCTTATTTCCTCCTCTAAGGATACATTATCGCTGAACATCATAACATGCAGCCCCTGATTTAAGGCTTTCCTGGCCACCCGCGCAGCGTAGGCCCCAGGCACTGATATAACAGCTAAATTGGCGTTCTCATTTTCCTGTACAGCCGCCTCCACGCTGGAGTATACAATATCAGCAGTTTCCTTATTCTCACTCTTTCTCATCATGGCTTCTTCCACTTTTTTCACCAGCTCATCCAGGTCATATCCCTCCCGGCTTTCCACCACGATCATCAAATCGCCTTTGCCTGCTGCTTCTGCCTCCTCTGTGTACAGCCCAACGTTTTTTAAAACATCCTTGTTCATGGCTGTTCCCATAGCCACGTTCACCTGTTTCACTCCCTCAATGCTGTTTGCCCTTGTGGAAAGCGTCATCAGGGAAACGGAATCAAAATATGTATTCTTTTTTATGATTGTCCTAATTGGCATAATCCTTCTCCTTTTCCACTAATATTTTATATCCAGTTAAGATCCCATAAAGCAGGTCCCGGCCTGATGAATGTCCAATAGCCATTACCTTTCTCAGAATCTCTCCTATGTTTTTTGAACGGGCAAGGGCCTCTGCAGCTTCTGACAGAATACTTCTGTAAAAGCCTTTAGACGCTCTGTAAAGCCCTTCATAGCTGATATCTGTTGTCTCTTCCCTGGAATCTTTAATAATTTCCTCTAAAATGCTGTGCAGGTGTTTTGCAGGGGAATTATCCAGGCCCAGCACCAGGAATATTCCCATCAGCACATCATCCCCGGAGGGCGTAAGCCCCTGCCCCAGTCCCAGCAGCCCCTTTCCCGCCTGAATGATCTGCTCTCTGTCATCCTCCAGAAAAGCCTTCTGAACCAGCCTTGTTCTTTGAACCACCATCTGAAACGCCGCCGTCTCAAAACTGTATATTGCTTCAGGTCCATTGGCATATATAAAGCTTTCAAGGTATTTCAGATTTTTCTCCAGCAAATCGCCGCTGCTTTTATAAACTCCTCTTTTTAAAACATAATGCTCTGCATGAGAAATATCTAATATTCTAGGTCCGATTATTATTCTTTTTTCATGGAAATAAACAGCTTCCCCTGCACAAATCTTACAGTCCTGAAATTCATCAATATCTACCAGAATTGAAATGGGAGCATAATCCATTTTTCTTGTCACCAGAGAAATCATATTTTCATCTTCATCTGTTAAGTTAACTGTCCTGCGAAATACGGAATGCACCTTTCCGTATTTTGGCCCCTGGCTTAACATTTCCCCAATTTGGTTATGTAATGAAATTCCTCTCCACATTTCAATTCTCCTATGCAGAATTTTACTTATTCATCATCTTTCTTACAGCCTCCAGCTCATTTAAGTACATGGGGGAGGCATTTTCTTTCGCCGCCTTTTCAAGTAGTTCTAATGCCATCTTATATTCCTTTAACAATACAAGGGACTGGGCCTTATGAAGCACATAAAGTGGATTTTTAGGGTCTGCCTCAATGGCTTGATCCATTGCCTCCACAGCCTCTCTATGACGTCCTAAGGTTCTTAAACTGTTGGCTTTATGGAATAAATAATCGTACCTGGCAGGCTCCTTAGAAAGCAATCTGTCCATCTCTTCTACAGCAGCCTCATGCATTCCCAGCTCTCTCAGATAATTGGATTTATGATACCTGTAGAAGAAATAGTCTGGATTTGTCTGGATTGCTTTATCATATTCTTCCAATGCCTCTTTTACCCGTTTCATAGTTCTGAAAACATTTGCGCGGTAAAACAGAAATTCCGGATATTCCTCCCCATATTTTTGGTAAATAGAAAGGGCCTCCTCATATCTCTCCAAAAGGGTATAACAGTATCCCAGAAGATAGCACTGTTCAGGCGTATCCCCGCCGCCCAGCTTTAAAATAGCCTCCTCATACTTTTCATGTTCAATAAGTTCTCTGATTTCTTTATAGTTGACCTTTTCTTCTCCTGCAAGCAGAGCTGTAACCTGAGCCTCTCCTCTGGATTCTGCCCAATCCTTTGCCGTCTTCCCTTCGTTATCCTTTAAACCGGGATCTGCCCCATTCTCCAGAAGCTTTCTAATAATGTCACAGTATAAAAAGCCTCCGTTGCCCAGTATGACAGCCTCCTGAAGAGCGCTCCAGCCCAGATTATTTACATGATTTACCGGCACTCCGGCTTTCAAAGCAATTTCTACAGTTTTTAAGTACCCCTTTTCACTGCTGGGCAGCAGCACTGTTCCCCCAAACCGGTTGATGGAAGTAATTTCCGGCTGATACTTTAAAGCTGCCTGCAGAATTTTGTGAAATCCATTGGCTCCTGCGCACAGCCATGGGCTGAGCATTGTATAGTCTCTAATATTCAGGTCCGCCCCTTTATCTAACAGTAATTCTGCCATGTGCAAATCATTATTCATAACTGCAATCATCAGCGCCGTTCTGCCATTTTCGTCCTGCTCGTCTACAGGTATTCCCATATGAAGCAATGCTTCTGCCTGTTTTATATGGCCATCTCCCACAGCCTTTAAAAGTTCTAAGCTCATACTCGTCTTTTCCTTTCATTATATTGCAGATTTGTCTTTATCCTTTAATCCGAATCGTCTCAGCCGGCGTATGGCAGGAAAGGTTTTCATATCCGTTTTCTGTTACAACATAACAATTTCCAATATTGGCGCCTGCGACCATAGTTTCCGTCCACTGTGGATGCAGCACAAAAACCATACCTTTCTTACATGTATCTGTGTTGTGAGATGTAACCTCCAGATCGTGTGGATTTCCGTGCATTCCCGTTCCATGTCCCAGATTTGGATTGTGAGGACCTGTTACCGGGGGATAAACATGCATAAGTTTACGGCCAGTACGCTCTAAGTCTACATCCGGCACATACTGCAAAGGAATTTCCAAAGCAGACAAATCGTCATTAGGCGCCCAGTTATACGGCATTGTAGCCGTTATGTTATCTTTTAAATATCCCTTTTCAATAAATACAGAAAAACCTGCCTCATTAATATCACAGATGCGGACCCCCGGGCGGATCATTTTCTCCGCTCTGTACAATGACTCTGTACAAATATTCAGCACTTCCTCCTGTTTTGGAGTAATATCTCCCACTGCAATCATTCTGGCCATCTGAGCTGTATATCCCCTGTAAGAAATTCCGGAAACATAGAAATTAATCAGATCTCCCGGAACAATGGTGTGGCCGTAGGCCTTTCCAATATGAGTTCCCCACTGATTTATGCCAATCTGGTAGCCGTCGGCATTTTCTCCTCCCCTGGCCAGCTGGGCAAATGTAAAAGCAGCATACAGCTCATAATCTGTAACTCCTGGTTTACATGCGTGACATGCGGCCTGAAAACCAATATCCATCAGCTGAGCAGAGGCGCGGATCTGGTCAATCTCACTTTCTGTCCTCAGGCGCTGCATATGTCTGATTACATGAGTTTCATCAGCAAATTTTGCTTTTGGAAGCAATTCCTTTAAAGCAGCCCAATGTTTTCCTGAGGAGCCGTCGCCCATTAATCCGATGCTGGCTGACTGAAATCCCATACTTGCCAATTCTTTCGCCACGCCTTCTATCAGCTTTTCCTCTGACAGCGCCGGGCGTCCAGAATACTCCCGTCCTAATGCTCCAACCTGATATAATTTCTCAACTCCCACAGCCTCTCCCCAGGACGGCGGCAGAATCACTGCCTGAGTATAAAAGGAAAACAGCACAAGCCCTTTTCTGCTGTCTGAAGGAATGATTAATATACCTTCCCTGTTCCAATCGCACAAATATCTTAAATATTTATTTGACGTATGGTAATTTAACACTCCGTTGGCATTTACTAAAGTAACATCATGTTCTCCGTGAATGGCCTTCTGTCTGATATGGGCAATTCTGTCCTGGAATTCCTCTTCCGGTATTGCCTTTGGCGGTATAAATTCAAAATCCGGCTCAAAGCCGTCTAAAAGCTTTTCAAAACGTTTATCTAACATCATTATTTTCAGCTCCTTTATTTTATAAATTTTTCGGTTTTTATCACTCAGTTTTGGTTCTGTGCCTAAACTGAGTTTCCTGCTTTTTTCTCCCTGGAAAACAGCACCATTCCTATAATCACAGTGGACATTAGTCCCACTCCTAAAATATAAATAGGGATTCTGTTATAAAGCACCACAGAGGCGGCAAATGGAATCAGAATAAAGTTCCAGAAAAATACAGCGTTATAAACTCCTAAGGCCTCATAAATACAGGATTTATTTTCTGGGTCCACCGCCCGAACCAGAGAAAGCCCCTGAGGATTAGAGCCTGTACACATTCCAAAAAGCATAAGGCTTTTCTCAAACCACTGAGGATGGCCAATTTTCTTCATCCATATAAATATAAACAAGCCAGTGACCGTCATGCTGATTAATGCATGTAAAAACAAAGGCGCAAATAACTTGCTGACAACATCCAGCTGAATTGTGGCGCAGGCAGCCAGAATAATCATTTCCAATGTAAAGTTGCTGATCTGGTTTACTGTATCTTTATCTACAAATTTATCTAATTTCAGCTTGCGCATAACAGGCCACAAAATCAAACCGCCCACTAATCCCCACAGCATAGCGCCTATATTGCCGAAAAACGGAATCACCTGAGCCAGACCGGCAAAGATTAATTCGCCCAGTTTTATAGCCACGGCAATAATTCCCAGCTGCAAAGCAATTCCAGTAACATTTGTAGGGTTTACTGTAGTTTTTCCTAATGCTTCTCTTTTCTCCTCAGGAAGAGTGCCGCGGAAAAAATATTTTGGCTGATTTGCAATATCATGTGTAAAAGTAGCCCATCCTTTGCGGACGCCGTAGTTTGCTATTATCATACCTGGAATCATTGCAAACAAAATACCAATGGTAGCCATAACCATTCCAATACTTTGAGCGCCTAACATGCCTTCAGGATCAATAACTTCAGAAACTACAGGAACTGTTCCGTGGGAACCATGATAAGCCGCAACCCCCATTAATCCCCAGCCCTCTGGAAGATCAGGCCAGAATTTAATAAATAAGGCTCCCAGCAAAAGTCCGAATATCATCTGGAATCCAAAAGCTGTCATATTTGCAAAAGTAAAGTCTAGATGCTGGTATATTCTTTTTGCGGATACTGTAACGCCTATAGGCACGCAAGCCATAATAATACGCATACCAATACTTGTAATATCTGTGAAAGCCACTGGAATTTCAATGATGCCTAACACCTGCTGCCCTAAAATCAGTCCTAAAAATCCTCCGATTAAGCTGGCCGGCAGAAGCACCTTTTGTAACGGCGGCACCAATTCTCGGATTACAACACCTGCAATTAAAAGTAAACCAAATAAAATCATTGCATTATACATATCTAACATTATTTTCCCCTCCTTATTATCTCAGCATTCTTTCCCCGGTGAATGCGTATAGCTATTGCCTGCAAAGACAGATTCCCTTCCCTCCTTTCAGCCTGTCCTGCTGATTTTTGATTATGAATATCCATAATCTTTTCTTTATTTCTTGTTCCTCCTATTTATTTTTTTCCATTATAAAATTTTACAGTAGGTTTAACATTGTACGATTAATACCAAAAGACCCGGTTCTTATTGGTTAAATAATACAAATAAGCGCAGAGATTCTTAT
The window above is part of the Lachnoclostridium edouardi genome. Proteins encoded here:
- the fdrA gene encoding acyl-CoA synthetase FdrA — translated: MPIRTIIKKNTYFDSVSLMTLSTRANSIEGVKQVNVAMGTAMNKDVLKNVGLYTEEAEAAGKGDLMIVVESREGYDLDELVKKVEEAMMRKSENKETADIVYSSVEAAVQENENANLAVISVPGAYAARVARKALNQGLHVMMFSDNVSLEEEISLKKEAHEKGLFVMGPDCGTAIINGQGLCFANKIRKGKIGIVAASGTGAQEVSVRIHDFGGGVSQLIGTGGRDLSEEVGGIMMLDGMGALAEDEGTEIIVLVSKPPAKAVAEKIYKEVKKISKPVVICFIGGNKEEIEASGAYYGKTTKQAALQAVILSGVPEETINKHALNLPLIEEVKAKLNPQQKYIRGLFCGGTICEEVTSLVREKYSNVYSNLSKDPVYKLSHTDESRAHTFIDFGDDQFTQGKPHPMIEPSLRLERIVKEARDPEVGVIALDIILGYGSHEDPVEVTLPAIREAKAIAEKEGRHIEILGFVLGTELDPQNFDLQVKKLMDAGVTISSSSENTGLLSRGFVEKEEA
- a CDS encoding DUF2877 domain-containing protein, whose amino-acid sequence is MWRGISLHNQIGEMLSQGPKYGKVHSVFRRTVNLTDEDENMISLVTRKMDYAPISILVDIDEFQDCKICAGEAVYFHEKRIIIGPRILDISHAEHYVLKRGVYKSSGDLLEKNLKYLESFIYANGPEAIYSFETAAFQMVVQRTRLVQKAFLEDDREQIIQAGKGLLGLGQGLTPSGDDVLMGIFLVLGLDNSPAKHLHSILEEIIKDSREETTDISYEGLYRASKGFYRSILSEAAEALARSKNIGEILRKVMAIGHSSGRDLLYGILTGYKILVEKEKDYAN
- a CDS encoding ankyrin repeat domain-containing protein, yielding MSLELLKAVGDGHIKQAEALLHMGIPVDEQDENGRTALMIAVMNNDLHMAELLLDKGADLNIRDYTMLSPWLCAGANGFHKILQAALKYQPEITSINRFGGTVLLPSSEKGYLKTVEIALKAGVPVNHVNNLGWSALQEAVILGNGGFLYCDIIRKLLENGADPGLKDNEGKTAKDWAESRGEAQVTALLAGEEKVNYKEIRELIEHEKYEEAILKLGGGDTPEQCYLLGYCYTLLERYEEALSIYQKYGEEYPEFLFYRANVFRTMKRVKEALEEYDKAIQTNPDYFFYRYHKSNYLRELGMHEAAVEEMDRLLSKEPARYDYLFHKANSLRTLGRHREAVEAMDQAIEADPKNPLYVLHKAQSLVLLKEYKMALELLEKAAKENASPMYLNELEAVRKMMNK
- a CDS encoding M24 family metallopeptidase, whose protein sequence is MMLDKRFEKLLDGFEPDFEFIPPKAIPEEEFQDRIAHIRQKAIHGEHDVTLVNANGVLNYHTSNKYLRYLCDWNREGILIIPSDSRKGLVLFSFYTQAVILPPSWGEAVGVEKLYQVGALGREYSGRPALSEEKLIEGVAKELASMGFQSASIGLMGDGSSGKHWAALKELLPKAKFADETHVIRHMQRLRTESEIDQIRASAQLMDIGFQAACHACKPGVTDYELYAAFTFAQLARGGENADGYQIGINQWGTHIGKAYGHTIVPGDLINFYVSGISYRGYTAQMARMIAVGDITPKQEEVLNICTESLYRAEKMIRPGVRICDINEAGFSVFIEKGYLKDNITATMPYNWAPNDDLSALEIPLQYVPDVDLERTGRKLMHVYPPVTGPHNPNLGHGTGMHGNPHDLEVTSHNTDTCKKGMVFVLHPQWTETMVAGANIGNCYVVTENGYENLSCHTPAETIRIKG
- a CDS encoding sodium/glutamate symporter → MLDMYNAMILFGLLLIAGVVIRELVPPLQKVLLPASLIGGFLGLILGQQVLGIIEIPVAFTDITSIGMRIIMACVPIGVTVSAKRIYQHLDFTFANMTAFGFQMIFGLLLGALFIKFWPDLPEGWGLMGVAAYHGSHGTVPVVSEVIDPEGMLGAQSIGMVMATIGILFAMIPGMIIANYGVRKGWATFTHDIANQPKYFFRGTLPEEKREALGKTTVNPTNVTGIALQLGIIAVAIKLGELIFAGLAQVIPFFGNIGAMLWGLVGGLILWPVMRKLKLDKFVDKDTVNQISNFTLEMIILAACATIQLDVVSKLFAPLFLHALISMTVTGLFIFIWMKKIGHPQWFEKSLMLFGMCTGSNPQGLSLVRAVDPENKSCIYEALGVYNAVFFWNFILIPFAASVVLYNRIPIYILGVGLMSTVIIGMVLFSREKKAGNSV